A window of Jannaschia sp. M317 contains these coding sequences:
- a CDS encoding electron transfer flavoprotein subunit beta/FixA family protein: MKVLVPVKRVIDYNVKVRVKADGTGVDLANVKMSMNPFDEISVEEAIRLKEKGVATEVVAVSIGVKQSQETLRTALAMGADRAILVVATDDVHQDIEPLAVAKILKAIIDEEQPGLVLAGKQAIDNDMNATGQMLSALLGWSQATFASEVNIDGDHAIVTREVDGGMQTIKVKMPAIVTVDLRLNEPRYASLPNIMKAKKKPLDEKTPADYGVDVSPRLEIIKTTEPETRKAGEMVASVDELVSKLKEAGAV, from the coding sequence ATGAAAGTTCTGGTGCCCGTCAAACGGGTGATCGACTACAACGTGAAGGTCCGGGTCAAGGCCGACGGCACCGGGGTCGACCTCGCCAACGTTAAGATGTCGATGAACCCCTTCGACGAAATCTCTGTCGAAGAAGCGATCCGGCTGAAGGAAAAGGGCGTCGCCACCGAGGTCGTGGCCGTGTCCATCGGCGTCAAGCAAAGCCAGGAAACCCTGCGCACCGCGCTGGCCATGGGGGCCGACCGCGCAATTCTGGTCGTCGCCACCGATGACGTTCATCAGGACATCGAGCCGCTGGCCGTCGCCAAGATCCTCAAGGCGATCATCGACGAAGAGCAGCCGGGCCTCGTGCTGGCGGGAAAGCAGGCGATCGACAATGACATGAACGCCACGGGCCAGATGCTGTCGGCGTTGCTGGGCTGGTCGCAGGCCACCTTTGCATCCGAGGTCAACATCGACGGGGACCACGCCATCGTGACCCGCGAAGTCGACGGCGGCATGCAGACCATCAAGGTCAAGATGCCCGCCATCGTGACCGTCGATCTGCGCCTGAACGAGCCGCGCTATGCATCGCTGCCGAACATCATGAAGGCCAAGAAAAAGCCGCTGGATGAGAAGACGCCCGCCGACTACGGCGTTGACGTCTCGCCGCGTCTGGAAATCATCAAGACGACCGAGCCCGAGACCCGCAAGGCCGGTGAAATGGTCGCCTCTGTCGATGAGCTTGTGTCGAAACTCAAGGAAGCGGGGGCTGTCTGA
- a CDS encoding electron transfer flavoprotein subunit alpha/FixB family protein: MAVLLIGEVTGGELNVDATSKALTAAKQLGDVTVLCAGASAAAAGAAAANLDGVAKVLVAEDPSLGHRLAEPTAALVVSLAGDYSHILAPSTTDAKNVMPRIAALLDVMILSDVTAVVDGDTFERPIYAGNAVQTIKSTDATKVMTIRTSTFDAAGDGGSAPVETVGAAADPGLSEWVEDKVAQSDRPELTSAGVVVSGGRGVGSEEDFALIEKLADKLGAAVGASRAAVDSGYAPNDWQVGQTGKVVAPDLYIAVGISGAIQHLAGMKDSKVIVAINKDEEAPIFQVADYGLVADLFAAVPELIEKI; encoded by the coding sequence ATGGCTGTTCTTCTGATCGGTGAAGTCACGGGCGGCGAATTGAACGTCGACGCCACCTCCAAGGCACTGACGGCTGCCAAGCAGCTGGGCGATGTGACCGTGCTGTGTGCCGGGGCGTCCGCAGCTGCCGCGGGTGCCGCCGCGGCCAACCTGGACGGCGTCGCCAAGGTTCTGGTCGCCGAGGATCCGTCCCTCGGTCATCGCCTGGCCGAGCCGACCGCCGCCTTGGTGGTGTCCTTGGCAGGCGATTATTCGCACATTCTGGCCCCGTCCACGACGGACGCCAAGAACGTGATGCCCCGCATCGCCGCCCTGCTGGACGTGATGATCCTGTCGGACGTGACCGCCGTGGTCGACGGCGACACGTTTGAACGTCCGATCTATGCGGGCAACGCGGTGCAGACCATCAAGTCGACGGATGCCACCAAGGTGATGACGATCCGCACCTCGACCTTTGACGCCGCCGGCGACGGCGGCTCGGCCCCGGTTGAAACGGTCGGTGCCGCTGCTGATCCCGGCCTGTCGGAATGGGTCGAAGACAAGGTTGCACAAAGCGACCGGCCCGAGCTGACCTCGGCCGGAGTGGTCGTCTCTGGCGGGCGCGGCGTTGGATCTGAAGAGGACTTCGCCCTGATCGAAAAGCTGGCCGACAAGTTGGGGGCCGCTGTTGGCGCCTCGCGCGCGGCGGTCGACTCGGGCTATGCGCCCAACGACTGGCAGGTCGGGCAGACCGGCAAGGTCGTGGCCCCGGATCTTTATATCGCCGTCGGCATTTCCGGTGCCATCCAGCACCTGGCGGGCATGAAGGATTCCAAAGTCATTGTCGCCATCAACAAGGACGAAGAGGCCCCGATCTTCCAGGTCGCGGACTACGGCCTGGTTGCCGACCTCTTCGCCGCGGTACCGGAGCTGATCGAAAAGATCTGA
- a CDS encoding DUF6473 family protein, whose protein sequence is MSYERHDSELDYYPCTYGASRVPFRGPQVGLEQPYVAVLGGSEVYGCYIEDPFTDRLSEMTGRRVLNLGVRNGSLDVYAQDEALMKVIAGAETTVIQVMGGANISNRFYSVHRRRNDRFLRHSILMETLFQEVDFSDFSFTRHMLCTLKAASEEKFAMVTRELQEAWVARMRLLLSRIPGTKILLWIENAEEGDLGPEPLFVTVDMMQKLEPMIDKLVHCDVTDDQRDGQLRHMIYPEMEVAAARLSLSNESHERIARVLARAVGRRDGRRLTA, encoded by the coding sequence ATGAGTTACGAACGACACGACAGCGAACTGGACTATTACCCGTGCACCTACGGCGCGTCGCGCGTGCCGTTCCGGGGGCCGCAGGTGGGGTTGGAACAGCCCTATGTCGCGGTGCTTGGCGGGTCAGAGGTCTATGGTTGCTACATCGAGGACCCGTTCACGGATCGTCTGTCAGAGATGACGGGCCGCAGGGTGCTGAATCTGGGGGTCCGAAACGGCAGTCTGGATGTCTACGCCCAGGATGAGGCACTGATGAAGGTCATCGCCGGTGCCGAGACGACGGTCATTCAGGTCATGGGCGGGGCGAACATTTCCAACAGGTTCTATTCCGTCCACCGACGGCGCAACGACCGGTTCCTGCGCCATTCCATCCTGATGGAAACCCTGTTCCAGGAGGTTGATTTCAGCGATTTTTCCTTCACGCGGCACATGCTCTGCACGCTCAAGGCCGCCTCGGAGGAGAAATTTGCCATGGTCACGCGAGAGTTGCAGGAAGCCTGGGTCGCCCGCATGCGCCTGCTGCTGTCGCGGATACCCGGAACCAAGATCCTGCTTTGGATCGAGAATGCAGAAGAAGGGGACTTGGGGCCAGAGCCGCTATTCGTGACAGTCGACATGATGCAGAAGTTGGAGCCGATGATCGACAAGCTGGTCCATTGTGACGTGACCGACGATCAGCGTGACGGCCAGCTTCGGCACATGATCTATCCAGAGATGGAGGTCGCCGCCGCGCGCCTGTCGCTGTCGAATGAAAGCCATGAACGCATCGCCCGGGTGTTGGCCCGCGCCGTGGGCAGACGGGACGGGCGCAGGCTGACGGCGTGA
- a CDS encoding 3-hydroxybutyryl-CoA dehydrogenase — translation MEIASIGIVGAGQMGNGIAHVCALAGYDVMVTDVSQDALDAARVLITKNLDRQVSREKISQDDRDAALARISMTSTLIDCAKSDLIIEAATEREAVKQAIFEDLVPHLAPQTILTSNTSSISITRLGSRTDRPHKFMGFHFMNPVPVMQLVELIRGIATDEETFSACRTVVDRLGKQSAHAEDFPAFIVNRILMPMINEAVYTLYEGVGTITSIDTSMKLGANHPMGPLELADFIGLDTCLAIMNVLHDGLADTKYRPCPLLVKYVEAGWLGRKTQRGFYDYRGENGPVPTR, via the coding sequence ATGGAGATCGCAAGCATCGGGATCGTCGGCGCAGGACAGATGGGCAATGGCATTGCCCACGTCTGCGCCCTGGCGGGCTATGACGTGATGGTCACCGACGTCAGTCAGGACGCGCTGGATGCGGCGCGGGTCCTGATCACGAAAAATCTGGACCGCCAGGTAAGCCGTGAAAAGATCAGTCAGGACGACCGCGATGCCGCCCTGGCGCGGATTTCGATGACATCGACCTTGATCGATTGCGCCAAGTCCGACCTGATCATCGAGGCGGCGACCGAACGCGAAGCCGTCAAACAGGCCATCTTCGAGGATCTGGTGCCGCATTTGGCCCCGCAGACGATTCTGACGTCGAACACCTCGTCAATTTCCATCACCCGGTTGGGCAGCCGCACCGATCGGCCGCACAAGTTCATGGGCTTCCACTTCATGAATCCGGTTCCGGTGATGCAGTTGGTCGAACTGATCCGCGGCATCGCCACCGACGAAGAAACCTTTTCTGCCTGCCGCACCGTCGTCGACCGCCTGGGCAAGCAATCCGCCCACGCCGAGGATTTCCCCGCCTTTATCGTCAACCGCATCCTGATGCCGATGATCAACGAGGCGGTCTATACGCTCTATGAGGGGGTCGGCACGATCACCTCCATCGATACGTCGATGAAACTGGGCGCGAACCATCCGATGGGCCCGCTGGAGCTGGCCGATTTCATCGGGTTGGACACCTGTCTGGCGATCATGAACGTGCTGCACGACGGGCTGGCCGATACCAAGTATCGCCCCTGCCCCCTGCTGGTGAAATACGTCGAAGCCGGGTGGCTGGGCCGCAAGACGCAGCGCGGCTTCTACGACTACCGGGGCGAGAACGGGCCGGTTCCGACCCGCTAG
- a CDS encoding lysophospholipid acyltransferase family protein — protein MPYDRARLSYAGTFTDPRKAATIRALEWTTGKLTLLRLIRRFEEEGVETGPAFFAHALRVMDIRVDTPPDQIARIPATGPVIVVANHPHGLVDGMVLADLLGRVRSDFRILTRSLLTGVPEIADHMIPVPFPHEADARARNLDMRRETMAHLAAGGAVVLFPSGSVASSDTWWGPAVEREWNPFTAKMIRLSRAPVLPVHFAGQNSRVYQIANQLSATLRQGLLLHEVVHALGRAQAPVIGAPIPFATLDAMADTPSDLMARLRDHTLSL, from the coding sequence ATGCCCTACGACCGCGCGCGGCTCAGCTATGCGGGCACCTTCACCGACCCGCGAAAGGCGGCGACGATCCGTGCGTTGGAATGGACGACCGGCAAGCTGACGCTGCTGCGCCTGATCCGGCGGTTCGAGGAGGAGGGCGTGGAAACAGGGCCCGCGTTCTTCGCCCATGCCTTGCGGGTGATGGATATCCGCGTCGATACCCCGCCGGACCAGATTGCCCGCATTCCCGCCACCGGTCCCGTCATTGTCGTCGCGAACCATCCCCATGGTCTGGTCGATGGGATGGTCCTTGCGGACCTTTTGGGCCGGGTGCGGTCCGACTTCAGAATCCTGACACGCAGCCTGCTGACCGGCGTGCCGGAGATCGCGGATCACATGATCCCCGTGCCCTTTCCGCACGAAGCGGATGCCCGTGCACGCAACCTGGACATGCGCCGCGAGACGATGGCCCATCTGGCGGCGGGTGGGGCGGTGGTATTGTTCCCATCAGGCTCGGTCGCGTCCTCTGATACCTGGTGGGGACCTGCTGTGGAGCGGGAGTGGAACCCCTTCACGGCCAAGATGATCCGGCTGAGCCGCGCGCCTGTTCTGCCGGTGCATTTCGCGGGCCAGAACTCCCGCGTGTATCAGATCGCCAATCAGCTGTCGGCAACCCTGCGCCAAGGGTTGCTGCTGCACGAGGTGGTGCATGCCCTGGGCCGCGCGCAGGCCCCCGTGATCGGCGCGCCGATCCCCTTTGCGACCCTGGACGCGATGGCGGACACGCCCAGCGACCTGATGGCGCGACTGCGCGACCACACCCTGTCGCTGTAA
- a CDS encoding HPr family phosphocarrier protein: MAQQTLDIVNEKGLHARASAKFVECVDRFDATASVSRNGEQAGGDSIMGLLMLAASRGTSIEVETSGPDADALMEALAALVADRFGEPM; encoded by the coding sequence ATGGCGCAACAGACGCTCGACATCGTCAACGAAAAGGGCCTGCATGCGCGCGCCTCGGCGAAGTTCGTGGAATGCGTGGATCGCTTCGATGCGACGGCCTCCGTGTCGCGAAATGGCGAACAGGCGGGGGGCGACTCGATCATGGGGTTGTTGATGCTGGCCGCGTCGCGCGGCACCTCGATCGAAGTCGAGACATCGGGCCCGGATGCCGACGCACTGATGGAGGCTTTGGCCGCCCTGGTCGCCGACCGCTTCGGCGAGCCGATGTGA
- a CDS encoding PTS sugar transporter subunit IIA — MIGIVIVAHGGLAEEYRRAVEHVIGPQDGVRSIAVGAACDRAAKEQEICAAADAVDKGDGVIVVTDIFGGSPSNLSMNACAPEDRVIFYGANLPALIKLARSRGKPLTEALSLAKAAGTRYMDVAQGPRA; from the coding sequence GTGATCGGCATTGTCATCGTGGCCCATGGTGGGCTGGCTGAGGAATATCGCCGGGCGGTCGAGCATGTGATCGGCCCCCAGGACGGCGTGCGATCCATTGCGGTCGGGGCCGCCTGCGACCGCGCCGCAAAGGAGCAGGAGATCTGCGCCGCCGCCGACGCCGTCGACAAGGGCGATGGGGTGATCGTGGTGACCGACATCTTTGGCGGGTCACCGTCCAACCTGTCGATGAACGCCTGCGCCCCCGAGGATCGCGTCATCTTCTACGGGGCCAATCTACCGGCGTTGATCAAGTTGGCGCGTAGCAGGGGCAAGCCGTTGACCGAAGCGTTGTCCTTGGCCAAGGCGGCCGGAACGCGCTACATGGATGTCGCACAAGGACCGCGCGCCTGA
- the rapZ gene encoding RNase adapter RapZ: protein MIEVLLVTGPSGAGRTTAIRVLEDAGYEAIDNLPLSLLPRLLASMPDDPQPLALGLDVRNRDFSVDGLLSQLASLRANAAVSVRMLYLDCAADTLVARFSETRRRHPLAPQEDAEIGVARELALVTDIAEQADVVIDTTQLTVHDLKDEVLRWFGEAGGLAVSVQSFSYKRGLPRGLDVVFDLRFLANPHWVPDLRAGTGRDAAVRDYIMADARFADFYDRMSGLILSTLPAYRDEGRAHLSVGLGCTGGRHRSVAVTELLAQTLAEAGWQVSKRHRELDRRTAPVAGGLLTEGSGARTDGGTAA from the coding sequence ATGATCGAAGTCCTCCTTGTGACCGGCCCCTCCGGCGCTGGACGGACGACTGCGATCCGCGTGCTGGAAGACGCCGGCTACGAGGCGATCGACAATCTGCCGCTGTCGCTGCTGCCGCGGCTTTTGGCCAGCATGCCCGATGACCCGCAGCCCCTGGCATTGGGTCTTGATGTGCGGAACCGGGATTTCAGCGTCGATGGCCTGTTGTCGCAATTGGCAAGCCTGAGGGCGAATGCGGCGGTGTCGGTGCGCATGCTCTACCTTGATTGCGCGGCGGATACGCTTGTCGCCCGCTTCTCCGAGACGCGGCGCAGGCACCCCCTGGCCCCACAGGAGGACGCCGAGATCGGCGTCGCGCGCGAACTGGCGCTGGTCACCGACATTGCAGAGCAGGCGGATGTGGTGATCGACACCACGCAGTTGACCGTGCACGACCTGAAGGATGAGGTGCTGCGCTGGTTCGGCGAGGCCGGGGGCCTGGCGGTATCGGTTCAGTCATTCAGCTACAAACGGGGCCTGCCGCGCGGGTTGGATGTGGTGTTCGACCTGCGTTTTCTGGCCAACCCCCATTGGGTGCCAGATCTGCGCGCGGGCACGGGCCGGGATGCCGCTGTGCGGGATTACATCATGGCCGACGCCCGCTTTGCGGATTTCTACGACCGAATGTCCGGTCTGATCCTGTCGACCTTGCCGGCCTACCGCGACGAAGGCCGTGCCCATCTGTCCGTGGGACTGGGCTGCACGGGTGGGCGGCACCGATCAGTCGCCGTGACCGAATTGCTGGCCCAGACCCTTGCGGAGGCCGGGTGGCAGGTGTCTAAACGCCATAGGGAATTGGATCGCCGCACCGCGCCCGTCGCGGGCGGTTTGTTGACCGAAGGGTCCGGCGCTCGGACCGACGGGGGTACCGCCGCGTGA
- a CDS encoding HPr kinase/phosphorylase: MLPSLHPTGPDRGSLHGTAVSLRGRALLIVGPSGSGKSGCAAQLMGQGAELIVDDRVVLDRRGADLWASAPEGAPAAMELRGLGILPVPLAAAAPVQAAILLSDSPARLPEPEVWPLLGRSIPLLRHPASGDLAAKLLLWLRFAEPGGRH; the protein is encoded by the coding sequence ATGCTGCCGTCACTGCATCCGACGGGCCCGGACAGGGGCAGCCTGCATGGCACGGCCGTCTCGCTGCGGGGGCGGGCGTTGTTGATCGTGGGGCCGTCCGGCAGCGGCAAAAGCGGATGCGCCGCGCAGTTGATGGGGCAGGGCGCAGAGTTGATCGTTGACGACAGGGTCGTTCTGGACCGACGGGGCGCGGACTTGTGGGCGTCGGCGCCCGAAGGGGCCCCGGCGGCGATGGAGCTTCGCGGCCTGGGCATTCTGCCTGTCCCATTGGCGGCCGCCGCCCCGGTGCAGGCCGCGATACTCTTGTCGGACAGTCCCGCCCGCTTGCCGGAGCCGGAGGTCTGGCCTCTGCTGGGCCGGAGCATTCCCCTGTTGCGCCATCCGGCCAGCGGGGACCTGGCGGCCAAATTGCTTCTCTGGCTCAGGTTCGCCGAACCCGGAGGGCGGCACTGA
- a CDS encoding sensor N-terminal transmembrane domain-containing protein, translating to MASATDLDLMPDDRRRRKGDATGGEVLLGEDWDRPEGTEAELASARERRGLFSLDRSPLARKIILFNLLAILLLVAGVLFLNPSHDSLIVQREQGLVTEARLVADVLEASLPTGAPVSFAAGDGVDVPALLAKVDLGEGVEVHVFDTSGTLIAQAIGAGRDDVVRGLNLPAQQTTIITSVLNTVWEGISAVFTRTREDAPRPLRIAQELVSSTAEGETQIRGYLGEAGQLYTVLTPISAESGRIGSIAVTTRAGEIDALVRAEREQLLQMFVIALLVSIGLSLVLASTIANPLSDLSAAAELGRDKHARKMSPQRVRIPDLTARPDEIGRLSGALRGMVAALYDRIDSNEQFAADVAHEIKNPLASLRSAVGTMRLAKTDEQRTRLLEVIEHDVRRLDRLVSDISNASRLDSELVKEEEEPFDLVKMMSNLTLYHAQEAELDDIEFITDLPQEPIIIMGLEARLAQVFVNLITNALSFCEEGDAVRVWLRRRDNRVLVVVEDTGPGIPEAALTKVFNRFYSERPVKQFGNHSGLGLAISKQIVEAHGGVIWAENIRPTDLDITSEPLGARFVVGLPI from the coding sequence ATGGCTTCCGCGACCGACCTGGATCTGATGCCTGACGACCGGAGGCGCCGTAAGGGCGACGCCACCGGTGGAGAGGTGTTGCTCGGCGAAGATTGGGATCGGCCCGAGGGGACCGAAGCGGAACTGGCCAGCGCGCGCGAGCGTCGCGGGCTCTTCTCGCTCGACCGCTCGCCGCTGGCGCGGAAGATCATCCTGTTCAACCTGCTTGCGATCCTGTTGCTGGTCGCCGGTGTCCTGTTCCTGAACCCGTCCCACGACAGCCTGATCGTGCAGCGCGAACAGGGTCTGGTCACCGAAGCGCGCCTGGTCGCCGACGTCCTGGAGGCCTCGCTGCCCACGGGCGCGCCCGTCAGTTTTGCCGCGGGCGACGGGGTCGATGTGCCGGCCCTGCTGGCCAAGGTCGACCTGGGCGAGGGCGTCGAGGTCCATGTCTTCGACACCTCCGGCACGTTGATTGCGCAGGCCATCGGTGCCGGGCGCGATGATGTTGTGCGTGGTCTGAACTTACCCGCGCAGCAGACCACCATCATCACCTCGGTTCTGAACACGGTTTGGGAGGGGATCTCTGCCGTCTTCACCCGCACCCGAGAGGACGCCCCAAGGCCGCTGCGCATTGCCCAGGAACTGGTCAGCAGCACCGCCGAGGGCGAGACACAGATACGCGGCTATCTGGGCGAGGCCGGGCAACTCTATACCGTTCTCACGCCGATCAGCGCCGAGTCCGGGCGCATCGGATCCATTGCCGTGACCACGCGGGCGGGTGAAATCGACGCGCTGGTCCGGGCTGAACGGGAACAGCTTTTGCAGATGTTCGTCATCGCACTGCTGGTGTCGATCGGTCTCAGCCTGGTGCTGGCCTCGACCATTGCCAACCCTTTGTCCGACTTGTCGGCGGCGGCCGAGCTGGGTCGCGACAAACACGCGCGCAAGATGTCGCCGCAGCGCGTCCGCATACCTGATCTGACGGCGCGTCCCGACGAAATCGGACGGTTGTCGGGGGCGCTGCGCGGCATGGTCGCGGCGCTTTATGATCGGATCGACAGCAACGAACAATTTGCCGCTGACGTCGCACACGAGATCAAGAATCCCCTGGCCTCGCTTCGGTCTGCCGTGGGCACGATGCGACTGGCCAAGACCGATGAGCAGCGCACGCGCCTGCTGGAGGTCATCGAACACGACGTGCGCCGTCTTGATCGTCTCGTCTCCGACATTTCCAACGCCTCGCGTCTCGACAGCGAACTGGTCAAGGAGGAGGAGGAGCCTTTCGATCTGGTCAAGATGATGTCGAACCTGACGCTGTACCACGCGCAGGAGGCAGAGCTGGACGATATCGAGTTCATCACCGACCTGCCGCAGGAACCAATCATCATCATGGGGTTGGAGGCACGGCTGGCGCAGGTGTTCGTCAATCTGATCACCAACGCGCTCAGCTTCTGCGAAGAGGGCGACGCCGTTCGTGTCTGGCTGCGCCGCCGCGACAACCGCGTTCTGGTGGTGGTCGAGGACACTGGCCCCGGCATCCCGGAGGCCGCGCTGACCAAGGTGTTCAACCGCTTCTACTCGGAACGGCCGGTCAAGCAGTTCGGCAATCATTCGGGTCTGGGCCTGGCGATTTCCAAGCAGATCGTCGAGGCCCATGGCGGCGTCATCTGGGCCGAGAACATCCGTCCCACCGATCTGGACATTACGTCCGAGCCGTTGGGCGCACGGTTCGTCGTCGGTCTGCCGATCTGA
- a CDS encoding response regulator transcription factor, giving the protein MSRIALVDDDRNILTSVSMTLEAEGFEVETYNDGQSALDAFSRQMPDLGVFDIKMPRMDGMDLLQRLRQKSSVPVIFLTSKDDEIDEVLGLRMGADDYVRKPFSQRLLVERIRAILRRQEAIASDETETPEDTQVMQRGELSMDPLRHAVKWKGRDVTLTVTEFLLLQALAQRPGFVKSRDQLMDVAYDDQVYVDDRTIDSHIKRLRKKMRSADPEFSAIETLYGIGYRYNEE; this is encoded by the coding sequence ATGTCGCGGATCGCGCTCGTCGACGATGACAGGAATATCCTGACATCTGTTTCCATGACTCTCGAGGCCGAAGGCTTCGAGGTTGAAACCTATAATGATGGACAATCGGCGCTGGACGCGTTCAGCCGTCAGATGCCGGATCTCGGTGTGTTCGACATCAAGATGCCCCGGATGGACGGCATGGACCTGCTGCAGCGGCTGCGGCAGAAATCTTCGGTTCCGGTGATCTTTCTGACCTCCAAGGATGATGAGATCGACGAGGTTCTGGGCCTGCGGATGGGGGCGGACGACTATGTGCGCAAGCCGTTCAGTCAGCGCCTGCTGGTCGAACGCATCCGTGCCATCCTGCGCAGGCAAGAGGCGATCGCCTCAGATGAGACGGAAACGCCCGAGGATACCCAGGTCATGCAGCGTGGCGAGCTGTCGATGGATCCGCTGCGTCACGCGGTGAAGTGGAAGGGGCGGGACGTCACCCTGACCGTGACCGAGTTTCTGCTGCTGCAGGCGCTGGCTCAACGGCCCGGTTTCGTCAAGTCGCGCGACCAGCTGATGGATGTGGCCTACGACGACCAGGTCTATGTGGATGACCGTACGATCGACAGCCATATCAAGCGTTTGCGGAAAAAGATGCGATCCGCTGACCCGGAGTTCTCGGCCATCGAGACGCTCTATGGCATCGGCTACCGCTACAACGAAGAGTGA
- a CDS encoding phosphoenolpyruvate carboxykinase: MTHPRVNPAHTLETQGIKGLGRVYYNLLEPAIIQEALDRDEGTLGRGGAFLVTTGKFTGRSPKDKHVVRTPGVEDNIWWDANAPMEPSAYDELKADMLTHMKSRDYFVQDLFGGADPAHRLDVRVVTELAWHSLFIRHMLRRPDAAELADFVPEFTIINCPSFKADPGKHGCRSDVVIALNIEAKEILIAGTEYAGENKKSVFTLLNYLLPEKGVMPMHCSANHAKGRPTDAAVFFGLSGTGKTTLSADPDRVLIGDDEHGWSDRGIFNFEGGCYAKTINLSREAEPEIYDTTEKFGTVIENMVFDPDTLELDFEDDSITANMRCAYPLDYISNASDSALGGHPKNVVMLTCDAFGVLPPIARLTPAQAMYHFLSGFTSKVAGTERGVTEPEPTFSTCFGAPFMPRRPEVYGKLLQAKIAQFGSDCWLVNTGWTGGAYGTGSRMPIKATRALLTAALNDSLAKGQFRRDPNFGFDVPVTCAGVADVLLDPRRTWTDKAAYDAQAQKLVDMFSNNFAQYVDHIDEDVRACAIG, encoded by the coding sequence ATGACCCATCCCCGCGTTAACCCCGCGCATACCCTCGAAACCCAAGGCATCAAAGGGTTGGGTCGGGTCTATTACAACCTGTTGGAGCCCGCGATCATTCAGGAAGCGTTGGACCGGGACGAAGGCACCCTTGGCCGCGGCGGGGCGTTTCTGGTCACCACCGGCAAGTTCACGGGCCGCTCGCCCAAGGACAAACACGTCGTGCGCACGCCGGGGGTCGAAGACAACATCTGGTGGGACGCGAACGCACCGATGGAGCCGTCGGCCTACGACGAGCTCAAGGCCGATATGCTGACCCACATGAAAAGCCGCGACTATTTCGTGCAGGATCTGTTTGGCGGGGCTGACCCGGCGCACCGCCTGGACGTGCGCGTCGTGACGGAGCTGGCCTGGCATTCGCTGTTCATCCGCCACATGCTGCGCCGTCCCGATGCGGCCGAACTCGCAGATTTCGTCCCCGAGTTCACCATCATCAACTGCCCATCGTTCAAGGCCGACCCCGGAAAACACGGCTGCCGGTCCGACGTGGTGATCGCCCTGAACATCGAGGCCAAGGAAATCCTGATCGCAGGCACCGAGTATGCCGGCGAAAACAAGAAATCGGTCTTCACCCTCCTCAACTACCTGCTGCCCGAAAAGGGCGTGATGCCGATGCACTGCTCGGCCAACCATGCCAAAGGTCGCCCGACCGATGCCGCCGTCTTCTTCGGCCTGTCGGGCACCGGCAAGACCACCCTGTCGGCCGACCCGGACCGGGTGCTGATCGGGGACGATGAACACGGCTGGTCCGATCGGGGCATCTTCAATTTCGAAGGCGGCTGCTACGCCAAGACCATCAACCTCAGCCGCGAGGCCGAGCCCGAGATCTACGACACGACCGAGAAGTTCGGCACCGTGATCGAGAACATGGTCTTCGATCCCGACACGCTGGAGCTCGACTTCGAGGACGACAGCATCACCGCCAACATGCGCTGCGCCTACCCGCTGGACTATATCTCCAATGCCTCGGACAGCGCGCTTGGCGGGCATCCGAAAAACGTCGTCATGCTGACCTGCGATGCCTTTGGCGTCCTGCCCCCGATCGCGCGCCTGACGCCAGCGCAGGCGATGTATCATTTCCTGTCCGGCTTCACGTCCAAGGTGGCGGGAACCGAGCGGGGCGTGACCGAGCCGGAGCCCACCTTCTCCACCTGTTTCGGTGCCCCCTTCATGCCGCGCCGACCCGAGGTCTATGGCAAGCTGCTGCAAGCCAAGATCGCGCAGTTCGGATCGGATTGCTGGCTGGTCAACACCGGCTGGACCGGCGGGGCCTACGGCACCGGGTCCCGGATGCCGATCAAGGCGACCCGCGCCCTGCTGACGGCCGCGCTCAACGACTCGCTGGCCAAGGGGCAGTTCCGCCGCGACCCGAACTTCGGCTTCGATGTGCCCGTGACCTGCGCCGGTGTGGCCGACGTCCTGCTGGATCCGCGCCGGACCTGGACCGACAAGGCCGCCTACGATGCGCAGGCGCAAAAGCTGGTGGACATGTTCTCGAACAACTTCGCACAATACGTCGATCACATCGACGAGGACGTGCGGGCATGTGCCATCGGCTGA